One part of the Spiribacter salinus M19-40 genome encodes these proteins:
- a CDS encoding YqiA/YcfP family alpha/beta fold hydrolase has translation MAKTLNYLHGFNSAALDSDTKVQDLRRRFNVNLINYDSFASREAIIEQIEAQSVSGADVAFIGTSLGGYFAAVMGQRTARPAIMVNPSGDPHWGLGKYLDRSLANPKLPEAPLRALDRATVASYAGHALSAKAVDYAVPPMLVLDLEDELLDARATLREYGHLAPPLVFDGGSHRFEHMAEALDGIEAYAWPD, from the coding sequence ATGGCGAAAACACTGAACTACCTGCACGGCTTTAACTCGGCCGCACTCGACAGCGATACGAAGGTCCAGGATCTTCGGCGCCGCTTCAACGTCAATCTGATCAACTACGACAGCTTCGCCTCGCGCGAGGCGATCATTGAACAGATCGAGGCGCAGTCGGTTTCGGGGGCTGACGTTGCATTCATCGGCACGTCACTCGGAGGCTATTTTGCGGCGGTGATGGGTCAGCGCACGGCCCGGCCCGCCATCATGGTGAATCCGAGCGGCGACCCGCACTGGGGTCTTGGCAAATATCTGGACCGGTCACTGGCCAACCCGAAGCTACCCGAGGCTCCACTGCGCGCATTGGATCGGGCAACGGTGGCGTCGTACGCCGGTCATGCACTCTCCGCGAAGGCCGTGGATTACGCGGTTCCGCCGATGCTCGTCTTGGATTTGGAAGACGAGTTGCTCGATGCACGAGCCACCCTGCGAGAATATGGGCATCTTGCGCCGCCCCTCGTGTTCGACGGCGGCAGTCACCGCTTCGAGCACATGGCAGAGGCCCTCGATGGGATCGAGGCCTACGCCTGGCCTGACTGA